From a region of the Salinispira pacifica genome:
- the tnpA gene encoding IS66 family insertion sequence element accessory protein TnpA, whose amino-acid sequence MDKKVEKWKAITDQWRESGQTQKEFCRNHEIKLSTLHYWMKRVKNSMTSESPNRDLVHIEPKGRMASSNDIVIEIDRRFRIMVPDRISSERLQAVLAAFR is encoded by the coding sequence ATGGATAAAAAAGTAGAGAAATGGAAGGCTATCACCGATCAATGGCGGGAAAGTGGACAAACCCAAAAGGAGTTCTGCCGAAATCACGAAATCAAGCTTTCAACGCTACATTACTGGATGAAGCGGGTTAAGAATTCCATGACCAGTGAATCTCCAAATCGGGATCTGGTCCACATTGAACCGAAGGGGCGCATGGCTTCTTCCAATGATATAGTAATAGAGATTGATCGAAGGTTTCGCATCATGGTGCCGGATAGAATCTCCTCCGAACGTCTGCAAGCAGTTTTGGCGGCATTCCGGTGA
- the tnpB gene encoding IS66 family insertion sequence element accessory protein TnpB (TnpB, as the term is used for proteins encoded by IS66 family insertion elements, is considered an accessory protein, since TnpC, encoded by a neighboring gene, is a DDE family transposase.) — MIPDLSQLDIYVRPGVTDMRKQVNGLSEIVEQKMNHLAMSGSLFLFCNRNRRLLKCIWWDRNGFCLWLKRLEKDRFPWPDTEEQAKQITTAQLQMILDGIDFWHAHKAIEYVECN, encoded by the coding sequence GTGATTCCTGATCTGTCCCAACTGGATATTTATGTCCGTCCAGGTGTTACTGATATGCGCAAGCAGGTGAACGGTTTATCGGAAATTGTCGAGCAGAAGATGAACCACTTGGCCATGTCTGGATCCTTGTTTCTGTTCTGCAATCGGAACCGGAGATTACTCAAATGTATCTGGTGGGACCGCAACGGGTTCTGTCTGTGGCTCAAGCGGTTGGAAAAAGACCGCTTTCCCTGGCCGGACACCGAGGAACAGGCAAAGCAGATCACCACAGCCCAACTACAGATGATTCTGGACGGCATTGATTTTTGGCACGCCCATAAGGCAATTGAGTATGTCGAATGTAACTGA
- the tnpC gene encoding IS66 family transposase → MLSAAEIEQLPDAVKTHITALDSRLAERELEIEDLQEQLKLARFRKFARTSESASDLLQTMLFEESQVASTPADDTDATDTVTTVTSHTRKKRGRKPLSDDLPRVDVIHDIPEDEKHCGCGHELSKIDEEVSEKLKTIPEQFFVERHIRPKYACRKCEGSGDEDKPVFRIAPVPPSIIPKSIVTPELLAFIIQNKFVDHLPFYRQEKRFERVGARISRQDMSNWQQKAYELLKPFKTLMKAQILSGSVVQMDETTVQVMNEEEKSNTSKSYMWLARGGPPDKKVVDYEYHRSRGSDYAKNYLKEFSGYLQTDGYVGYETALKNRNDIVHVGCMAHIRRKFFEAGKSSKKAGSAHEAVSKIAKFYRIEKELRSLDLLDEEFISERKARIAPVAKDFKAWLDKKALSIRPTSATGQAVSYALSQWDKIMKYLEHPQLTPDNNSSENAIRPFVLGRKNWLFSGSPQGAESSCFMFSLIETARQNGLNPYGYLVHVFTRAPEIALSGKWEELLPWNIKDELLEMKSILQA, encoded by the coding sequence ATGTTGAGCGCAGCGGAGATTGAACAGTTACCAGACGCAGTCAAGACCCATATAACCGCACTGGACTCCCGACTTGCTGAGCGCGAACTAGAAATCGAAGACCTTCAGGAACAACTTAAACTGGCCCGGTTTCGAAAGTTCGCCCGCACCAGCGAGTCCGCTTCTGACCTACTGCAGACGATGCTGTTTGAAGAGTCGCAGGTCGCCTCGACACCGGCAGATGATACGGATGCCACAGACACAGTTACAACAGTCACGTCTCATACCCGAAAGAAACGGGGGCGAAAACCATTATCCGATGACCTACCGAGGGTCGATGTCATCCACGACATCCCGGAAGACGAGAAGCACTGTGGATGCGGTCATGAGCTCTCCAAAATCGACGAAGAAGTCAGTGAAAAACTGAAAACCATCCCCGAACAGTTTTTCGTCGAACGGCATATACGGCCCAAATATGCCTGCCGTAAATGTGAAGGTTCCGGGGACGAAGACAAACCGGTGTTCCGTATTGCTCCGGTTCCTCCGTCCATCATCCCTAAGAGTATTGTCACCCCGGAGCTTCTGGCATTCATTATTCAGAACAAGTTTGTCGATCATCTACCCTTTTACCGGCAGGAAAAGCGCTTTGAACGGGTTGGAGCGAGAATCAGCCGGCAGGATATGTCAAATTGGCAACAGAAAGCGTACGAGCTACTGAAACCCTTTAAAACCCTCATGAAAGCGCAGATTCTGTCCGGATCGGTCGTTCAGATGGATGAAACCACCGTCCAGGTCATGAATGAAGAGGAAAAATCCAATACCAGTAAATCGTATATGTGGCTCGCAAGAGGAGGCCCGCCTGATAAAAAGGTGGTGGATTATGAATATCACCGAAGCCGCGGGTCAGACTATGCAAAAAATTACCTCAAAGAATTCTCAGGCTACTTACAAACCGACGGGTATGTTGGATACGAAACAGCTCTCAAGAACCGGAACGATATCGTACATGTTGGCTGTATGGCTCATATTCGCCGGAAATTCTTCGAAGCAGGCAAGTCATCAAAGAAAGCCGGAAGCGCTCATGAGGCGGTTTCGAAAATCGCCAAGTTTTACCGTATAGAGAAAGAACTGCGTAGCCTTGATCTGTTAGATGAAGAATTTATCTCTGAACGCAAGGCACGAATTGCACCGGTAGCCAAAGATTTCAAAGCATGGCTCGACAAGAAAGCCCTGAGCATTCGCCCCACCAGTGCCACTGGTCAGGCAGTAAGTTATGCGCTCTCGCAGTGGGACAAGATCATGAAATATCTCGAACATCCTCAGCTCACCCCGGACAACAACAGTTCGGAAAATGCTATTCGTCCTTTTGTGCTTGGACGCAAGAACTGGCTATTCAGCGGGAGCCCACAGGGGGCAGAATCCTCCTGTTTCATGTTCTCGCTCATCGAGACTGCCAGACAGAATGGTTTGAACCCCTACGGCTATCTGGTTCATGTATTCACCCGTGCACCAGAGATTGCCCTTTCTGGAAAATGGGAAGAATTACTGCCCTGGAACATTAAGGACGAACTCTTGGAAATGAAGTCGATTTTACAGGCTTAA
- a CDS encoding tetratricopeptide repeat protein yields the protein MKRAVLEEMMGRAKHAFTLQDYDTAEKLILEVVKSAPKSAAPRILLGTIYGSQKRYEEAEHYFNEALDIREDLPEGYNNLGVIYRIQGRYDEAEHALTRALELSPERGDIYYNLGNIHKEQGKTVDAVDAYENAIRQSPDFILAYNNLGTLYEKAGDYQQAISVYDRALEKDSNHPTIQYNKGISLQALERHDEAEQCFRAALTSRPGWTDALNNLGISLQKQHRLDESGESFKEILRLDPNNFTAQNNLATTYMAQGWQDQAQDLYRKALEKNPAYSRAAVNLSHIIGKADPGDSGLGELEKLVSANPDSPELVYQYALNLMKAGKYRDAEEQFTKLLKKDPEEPDYYRQMGLLYELMGQPDSSRKMFNTLLEKDPSAQDYMIDLAEIKERQDKHSEAMNLLRDYIDLYPSDYSSRMLLAEYALKHGDADTALQTLHEIKKDYPEDGAVLAQLAKAYQKLGHKTEAIEAAVDLINLQGSRANSEDLSALNESLSLYEQAAGAFGDELGEAWAKNLERLGAIGSESGEEAQEEQYDMEITDGYEEDLVPILDFGDESFFLEEEDSEDDEDWEEEAEEVEEELDELAPSLMNLAGDAPEAFAPMERPSSPAPSPSAPAQPQPDAPAPAPAQPAPQQQPQPAPQQPPQAPPRRLRPSPNINSRRPCRLPSLRLRLPRRPSSLSRHLSPRLCLSSLLCRLSLNKLLSLRLRRPRRHSSLNKRPNPRLRRLNSRHSLSLRINRQRLSPRPTCLR from the coding sequence CGCCGCGCCGCGGATATTGCTGGGAACAATATACGGAAGTCAGAAGCGCTACGAGGAAGCAGAACATTACTTCAATGAAGCCCTGGATATTCGGGAGGATCTTCCTGAAGGCTATAATAACCTCGGGGTTATCTACCGTATCCAGGGAAGGTATGATGAGGCCGAACATGCGCTGACCCGGGCTCTGGAGCTCAGTCCTGAACGGGGCGATATCTATTATAACCTGGGGAATATCCACAAAGAGCAGGGGAAAACCGTAGATGCGGTGGATGCCTACGAAAACGCCATCCGCCAAAGTCCTGACTTTATTCTGGCATACAATAACCTGGGAACTCTATACGAAAAGGCCGGTGATTACCAACAGGCCATATCCGTATACGATCGCGCCCTGGAAAAGGACAGCAATCATCCCACCATCCAGTACAATAAGGGGATATCCCTTCAGGCCCTTGAGCGCCATGATGAAGCTGAGCAATGCTTCCGTGCAGCCCTCACAAGCAGGCCCGGATGGACCGATGCCCTGAATAATCTGGGTATTTCCCTGCAGAAGCAGCACCGTCTGGATGAGTCCGGCGAATCCTTCAAGGAAATACTCCGGCTGGATCCCAATAACTTTACGGCTCAAAACAATCTGGCAACAACCTATATGGCCCAGGGATGGCAGGATCAGGCGCAGGATCTGTACCGGAAGGCTCTGGAAAAGAATCCCGCCTACTCCCGGGCGGCTGTGAATCTCAGTCACATAATCGGCAAGGCAGATCCTGGTGATTCCGGACTTGGCGAGCTGGAAAAACTGGTTTCTGCAAATCCCGATTCGCCGGAACTTGTCTACCAGTATGCGCTCAACTTAATGAAGGCGGGGAAATACCGGGATGCCGAAGAACAGTTCACCAAACTGTTGAAAAAGGATCCGGAGGAGCCTGATTATTACCGACAGATGGGTCTGCTCTATGAACTCATGGGGCAGCCGGATTCCAGCCGGAAAATGTTCAATACCCTCCTGGAAAAAGACCCCTCCGCCCAGGATTACATGATAGATCTGGCGGAGATTAAGGAGCGGCAGGACAAACACAGCGAAGCAATGAATCTGCTGAGGGATTATATCGACCTTTATCCTTCGGACTATTCCTCCCGAATGCTTCTCGCAGAATATGCCCTGAAGCACGGTGATGCGGATACGGCCCTCCAGACTCTGCACGAAATCAAGAAAGATTACCCGGAGGACGGGGCAGTACTGGCTCAACTGGCCAAGGCCTATCAGAAGCTGGGACATAAAACCGAGGCAATTGAAGCTGCGGTTGATCTGATAAATCTCCAGGGCAGCCGGGCCAATTCCGAGGATTTGAGCGCTCTCAACGAGAGTCTGTCGTTGTATGAACAGGCCGCAGGAGCCTTCGGTGATGAGCTGGGTGAAGCCTGGGCAAAAAATCTTGAGCGTCTGGGTGCCATCGGCAGTGAATCCGGGGAAGAAGCTCAGGAAGAACAGTACGACATGGAAATCACCGACGGGTATGAGGAAGATCTGGTGCCCATCCTGGACTTTGGTGATGAGAGCTTTTTTCTGGAGGAAGAAGACTCCGAGGATGACGAAGACTGGGAAGAAGAGGCCGAGGAGGTTGAGGAAGAGCTGGATGAGCTTGCACCCAGCCTGATGAATCTTGCCGGAGATGCTCCCGAAGCCTTTGCTCCCATGGAGCGTCCATCCAGTCCTGCTCCGTCGCCCTCTGCTCCGGCACAGCCGCAGCCTGATGCTCCGGCTCCCGCACCAGCCCAGCCTGCTCCTCAGCAGCAACCCCAGCCTGCGCCCCAACAGCCACCTCAGGCTCCGCCCCGCCGGCTCCGCCCCAGCCCCAATATCAACAGCCGCCGCCCATGCCGGCTCCCCAGCCTCAGGCTCCGCCTCCCCAGGCGCCCCAGCAGCCTCAGCAGGCACCTCAGCCCCAGGCTATGTCTCAGCAGCCTCCTGTGCCGCCTCAGCCTCAACAAGCTCCTCAGCCTCAGGCTCCGCCGCCCCAGGCGCCACAGCAGCCTCAACAAGCGCCCCAACCCCAGGCTCCGCCGCCTCAACAGCCGCCACAGCCTCAGCCTCCGAATCAACAGGCAGCGCCTCAGCCCACGCCCCACATGCCTCCGGTGA
- a CDS encoding DAK2 domain-containing protein — translation MKEISGRQLYYAFAAGGQAVIAQREDLNKMNVYPVPDGDTGSNLSFTLKNIIEQTQISQSAGETMQSLAESALSGARGNSGILFAQFVNGMAENIGDATHLSIEKFSSAVSHAAKTAYGAISNPVEGTMLTVMKDFGDSLKEKHLTAKDFVSLLKVGMRVVKKSLASTKDKLEALKKANVIDAGAKGFAAFLEGFMEFIEQGAHVDHLQDDARPEIRFSAKAEHHDEIDVDEDLTFRYCTEGYVAGENIDLENIRSRLGSYGDSLIVAGSKKMARVHIHTDHPDKIFQTLRDFGEIREQKADDMHRQYQMVHARKFEIALVIDSTCDLPDTVLDEHQIYEVPLMVNFGDMQFLDGLTLKTQKFYKLLSSEKAHPTTSQPNIKTFSKLYDHLTSHYTSVISISMSSGLSGTYNSAKQAADSIDGAKISVVDSRETASGLGLLALNAARDIGKGLSHEEVVRNIHSNRDRTHSFVSARSLKYFVRGGRVSPLKGFIGKLINLKPIIGVDDEGKAFFRQKAYSYRQSDEKILAMIQELHETKGIQNFAIVHGQDEEHAKAMAEEITRRTGVSPEYVDDITPVLGAHAGPGAMDIAVITRKS, via the coding sequence ATGAAAGAAATTTCCGGAAGACAATTATATTATGCCTTTGCTGCAGGCGGACAAGCAGTTATCGCCCAACGGGAAGATCTGAATAAAATGAATGTGTATCCGGTTCCCGACGGCGATACCGGTTCGAATCTGTCCTTTACTTTAAAGAACATCATTGAACAGACTCAAATATCACAATCGGCCGGTGAGACCATGCAAAGCCTTGCCGAATCGGCCCTCAGCGGTGCCCGGGGAAACTCAGGAATTCTGTTCGCACAATTTGTGAATGGAATGGCGGAGAACATCGGGGATGCCACACATCTCAGTATCGAAAAGTTTTCCTCGGCCGTTTCCCATGCGGCAAAAACGGCATACGGAGCAATCAGCAACCCCGTTGAAGGCACCATGCTCACCGTCATGAAAGATTTCGGCGACTCCCTGAAGGAGAAGCATCTCACTGCCAAAGATTTCGTCTCTCTGTTGAAAGTGGGTATGAGGGTTGTGAAAAAAAGCCTGGCATCCACCAAGGACAAACTTGAGGCGCTGAAAAAAGCCAACGTCATCGATGCAGGAGCCAAGGGATTTGCCGCCTTTCTTGAAGGGTTCATGGAATTCATTGAGCAGGGCGCCCATGTGGATCATCTCCAGGATGACGCCCGCCCGGAAATCCGGTTCAGTGCGAAAGCCGAGCATCATGATGAGATTGATGTGGACGAGGATCTGACCTTCCGCTATTGTACCGAAGGATATGTGGCCGGAGAAAATATCGATCTTGAAAACATCAGAAGCAGACTGGGAAGTTACGGCGACAGCCTGATTGTTGCGGGCAGCAAAAAAATGGCCCGGGTGCACATCCACACGGATCACCCGGATAAGATTTTCCAGACCCTTCGGGACTTTGGTGAAATTCGGGAGCAGAAAGCCGACGACATGCACAGGCAGTATCAGATGGTTCATGCAAGAAAATTTGAAATCGCCCTGGTAATCGATTCAACCTGCGATCTTCCGGATACCGTTCTTGACGAACATCAGATTTATGAAGTTCCGCTGATGGTTAACTTCGGCGACATGCAATTTCTGGACGGACTGACGCTGAAGACTCAGAAATTTTACAAGCTTCTTTCCAGCGAAAAAGCCCACCCCACAACAAGTCAGCCGAACATCAAGACCTTCAGCAAACTCTACGATCATCTCACAAGTCACTATACATCGGTGATATCCATCAGCATGTCATCCGGCCTCAGCGGCACCTATAACAGTGCCAAACAGGCGGCTGATTCAATAGACGGAGCCAAAATTTCCGTTGTGGACAGCCGTGAAACCGCATCCGGTCTGGGACTGCTGGCCCTCAATGCGGCCAGGGACATTGGAAAAGGTCTGAGCCATGAGGAAGTTGTAAGAAACATTCACAGCAATCGTGACCGGACCCACAGTTTTGTCAGCGCCCGCAGTCTGAAATACTTCGTGCGGGGAGGCCGGGTAAGCCCCCTGAAAGGATTTATCGGCAAACTGATTAATCTGAAGCCCATAATCGGGGTGGATGATGAAGGTAAGGCGTTTTTCCGCCAGAAGGCGTACAGCTACAGGCAAAGCGACGAAAAAATTCTCGCCATGATTCAGGAACTCCATGAAACCAAGGGCATACAGAACTTTGCCATTGTTCATGGCCAGGATGAAGAACATGCCAAAGCAATGGCCGAGGAAATTACCCGGCGTACGGGTGTGTCTCCCGAATACGTGGACGACATCACCCCGGTACTGGGGGCTCATGCCGGTCCCGGTGCCATGGATATTGCGGTGATTACCCGAAAAAGCTGA
- the plsY gene encoding glycerol-3-phosphate 1-O-acyltransferase PlsY — protein sequence MLMIVGVIVVGYLVGSFPTSVIAVRVLKGADIRDLGSGNAGATNTVRVLGARWGIIVGLVDLAKGWLAITIARAAGMPDYVLVLSGLAAVAGHAFPLFARFKGGKGVATGAGMVLGLFPLAFLVCLGGFLGVLFLSGIVSISSITAAILLPPSVYFLGGGKAAFETGDAVGIGIWLFSLALGIFVIVLHRKNIRRLIKGEERRFEKISILHRLNAARKRSASRDDQKDSSAD from the coding sequence ATGCTGATGATAGTCGGGGTCATTGTGGTCGGTTACCTTGTGGGCAGTTTTCCCACAAGCGTAATAGCAGTACGGGTGCTCAAAGGTGCGGATATCCGGGATCTGGGCAGCGGCAATGCTGGAGCCACCAACACGGTGCGGGTGCTGGGTGCCAGATGGGGAATCATCGTGGGCCTGGTGGATCTGGCAAAGGGGTGGCTTGCCATCACCATCGCCAGAGCTGCTGGAATGCCGGATTATGTGCTTGTGCTCAGCGGTCTGGCAGCAGTGGCCGGACATGCGTTCCCTCTTTTTGCCCGCTTCAAGGGAGGCAAGGGAGTTGCCACAGGGGCAGGAATGGTGCTGGGGCTTTTTCCTCTGGCATTTCTGGTATGCCTGGGAGGGTTCCTTGGGGTGCTTTTTCTCAGCGGGATTGTGTCTATCTCCAGCATTACAGCGGCTATTCTTCTTCCCCCTTCGGTGTATTTTCTGGGGGGCGGAAAAGCGGCGTTTGAGACGGGAGATGCCGTTGGAATCGGAATTTGGCTGTTCTCCCTTGCCCTGGGAATTTTTGTGATAGTTCTTCACCGGAAAAATATCCGCCGCCTGATCAAGGGAGAGGAGCGGAGATTTGAAAAGATCAGCATCCTGCACCGGCTGAATGCAGCCCGTAAACGCTCCGCTTCCCGGGATGATCAAAAGGACTCATCGGCTGACTAG
- a CDS encoding DUF1707 domain-containing protein produces the protein MDSQLDEHRDRIINYLTELFSRDVLTTEEYELRVEKANEANSPVQLNDVVSDLQIDTSRNPGPSQGETGLDISSGRDSQRVLAVLGSRELQGNWLRKDTVLVQSFMSSVTCDLRDVALPEVTRIQIYSMMAEVVIILPEGVVLETNVAPILGEVNHKGLKKRHRRDLPVPQPGRVVQINGLAIMSEVSIRQ, from the coding sequence ATGGATTCACAATTAGACGAGCACAGAGACCGTATAATCAATTACCTCACGGAACTGTTCTCCCGGGATGTACTCACCACCGAGGAATATGAGCTTAGAGTGGAGAAAGCCAACGAAGCCAACTCCCCGGTGCAGCTTAACGATGTGGTATCTGACCTTCAGATCGATACATCCCGCAATCCCGGACCTTCCCAGGGAGAAACCGGGCTGGACATCAGCTCCGGCAGAGACAGTCAGAGAGTACTGGCGGTTCTTGGTTCACGGGAGCTGCAGGGAAACTGGTTGAGGAAGGATACCGTATTGGTTCAATCCTTTATGAGTTCAGTAACCTGTGATCTCAGAGATGTTGCCCTGCCGGAAGTCACCCGAATTCAGATTTACAGCATGATGGCCGAAGTGGTGATAATCCTTCCTGAAGGGGTGGTTCTGGAAACAAATGTGGCCCCTATTCTGGGCGAAGTGAATCACAAAGGGCTGAAAAAACGCCATAGACGGGACCTTCCGGTTCCACAACCGGGCAGAGTCGTGCAGATAAACGGTCTTGCGATAATGTCTGAAGTCTCCATCCGCCAGTAA